From the genome of Bosea sp. Tri-49, one region includes:
- a CDS encoding 2-hydroxy-3-oxopropionate reductase has protein sequence MANIGFIGLGIMGRPMAEHLITGGHTLHISSHHKAPDAELQAKAITVHPTPKAVAAASEIVILMLPDTPQVEEVLFGTNGVALGLNKGGIIVDMSSISPMATKEFAQRIEANGSSYLDAPVSGGEVGAKAATLTIMVGGPQAAFNTIKPLFELMGKNITLVGGNGDGQTTKVANQIIVALTIEAVGEALLFASKAGADPAKVRQALMGGFASSKILEIHGERMVKRTFNPGFRIGLHQKDLNLALSTARSLGVSLPNTATAQELFNACVAHGGKDWDHSAMVRALEIMANHQVANP, from the coding sequence ATGGCGAATATCGGTTTCATCGGCCTCGGCATCATGGGCCGCCCCATGGCGGAGCACCTGATCACGGGCGGCCATACGCTGCACATATCGAGCCATCACAAAGCACCGGATGCCGAGCTGCAGGCGAAGGCGATCACGGTCCACCCGACGCCGAAGGCGGTCGCGGCGGCGAGCGAGATCGTCATCCTGATGCTGCCGGACACGCCGCAGGTCGAGGAGGTGCTGTTCGGCACCAATGGCGTCGCGCTCGGCCTGAACAAGGGCGGCATCATCGTCGACATGAGCTCGATCTCGCCGATGGCGACCAAGGAGTTCGCACAAAGGATCGAGGCGAACGGCTCGTCCTATCTCGACGCACCGGTTTCGGGCGGCGAAGTCGGCGCCAAGGCGGCGACGCTCACCATCATGGTCGGCGGGCCGCAGGCGGCCTTCAATACGATCAAGCCGCTCTTCGAGCTGATGGGCAAGAACATCACGCTGGTCGGCGGCAATGGCGACGGCCAGACCACCAAGGTTGCCAACCAGATCATCGTGGCGCTGACCATCGAGGCGGTCGGCGAGGCCTTGCTCTTCGCCTCCAAGGCAGGGGCGGACCCCGCCAAAGTGCGCCAGGCGCTGATGGGTGGTTTCGCCTCCTCGAAGATCCTCGAGATCCATGGCGAGCGCATGGTCAAGCGCACCTTCAATCCAGGCTTCCGCATCGGGCTACACCAGAAGGACCTGAACCTGGCCCTGTCGACGGCGCGCTCGCTTGGCGTCTCCTTGCCGAACACGGCGACGGCGCAGGAGCTGTTCAACGCCTGCGTCGCCCATGGCGGCAAGGACTGGGATCATTCGGCCATGGTGCGGGCGCTGGAGATCATGGCGAACCACCAGGTTGCGAATCCATAA
- a CDS encoding fumarylacetoacetate hydrolase family protein codes for MLNATIEQMARTEKRQASAHWVRFVLAGRERFGTLVGEAIAIHSGDMYAGARPTGERVPLDEVTLLAPSTPSKIIALWNNFHALAGKLGMPVPPEPLYLMKAPSCMAAPGFTVMRPPSYAGKVVYEGELGIVIGRNCSRVSPQAAGEFIFGYTCVNDITALDLIAADPTFPQWVRAKSFDGFGPFGPVVATGLDPRALTVRTLLNGQERQNYPIADMIFPPHELVSRLSHDMTLLPGDLICCGTSLGVGVMKEPVNTIEVTVEGIGTLMNAFVQDG; via the coding sequence ATGTTGAACGCGACGATCGAGCAGATGGCGCGGACGGAGAAGAGACAGGCGAGCGCGCATTGGGTGCGCTTTGTGCTTGCGGGTCGCGAACGCTTTGGCACGCTTGTTGGGGAAGCTATCGCGATCCACAGCGGCGACATGTACGCCGGCGCGCGGCCGACGGGCGAGAGGGTGCCGCTCGACGAGGTCACGCTGCTGGCGCCGAGCACGCCCTCCAAGATCATCGCGCTCTGGAACAACTTCCACGCGCTTGCCGGCAAGCTCGGGATGCCGGTACCGCCGGAGCCGCTCTATCTGATGAAGGCGCCGTCCTGCATGGCGGCGCCGGGCTTCACCGTGATGCGCCCGCCATCCTATGCCGGCAAGGTCGTCTATGAAGGCGAGCTCGGCATCGTCATCGGCCGCAATTGCAGCCGCGTGAGTCCGCAAGCCGCTGGCGAGTTCATCTTCGGCTATACCTGCGTGAACGACATCACGGCGCTGGACCTGATCGCGGCCGACCCGACCTTCCCGCAATGGGTACGCGCCAAGAGCTTCGACGGGTTCGGGCCTTTCGGGCCGGTGGTGGCGACCGGCCTCGACCCGCGCGCCCTCACTGTCCGGACGCTGCTCAACGGCCAGGAACGCCAGAACTATCCGATCGCGGACATGATCTTCCCGCCGCATGAGCTGGTCAGCCGGCTCTCCCACGACATGACGCTGCTGCCAGGGGACCTGATCTGCTGCGGCACCTCGCTGGGGGTCGGCGTAATGAAGGAGCCGGTCAACACGATCGAGGTGACGGTCGAGGGCATCGGCACACTGATGAACGCCTTCGTACAGGACGGCTGA
- a CDS encoding 2-dehydropantoate 2-reductase codes for MKICIYGAGAIGGYMGVMLKRGGLDISLVARGAHLEAINAKGLTLVTKTETITEQMPASRDPRDLGQQDVVIIALKAHQAWEAAEDLKPLLGPETAVVTAQNGVPWWYFHGLDGPYADLRLRSVDPGDRQWNAIGPERVIGCTVYPATEIVEPGVVKHIYGDQFGLGEPNRRESERLTRFADALTAGGLKPRLFSDIRDDIWLKLWGNLCFNPISALTHATLDVVATEPGTRALARSMMLEAQAIGERLGVTFRVDVERRINGAAGVGAHRTSMLQDLDKGRPLEIDALLGAVQEMGRLTETRTPFIDAVLGLVQQMASVKGLYPTFPPEALAGEGAGEPAIERPRQLAAS; via the coding sequence ATGAAGATCTGCATCTACGGCGCCGGCGCGATCGGCGGCTATATGGGCGTGATGCTCAAGCGCGGCGGGCTCGACATCTCGCTCGTGGCGCGCGGCGCCCATCTGGAGGCGATCAACGCCAAGGGCCTGACCCTCGTCACCAAGACCGAGACGATCACCGAGCAGATGCCCGCGAGCCGCGATCCGCGCGATCTCGGCCAACAGGATGTGGTGATCATCGCGCTCAAGGCGCATCAGGCCTGGGAGGCGGCGGAGGACCTGAAGCCGCTGCTCGGGCCGGAGACAGCCGTCGTCACCGCCCAGAACGGTGTGCCGTGGTGGTATTTCCACGGCCTGGACGGCCCCTATGCCGATCTGCGTCTGCGCAGCGTCGATCCGGGCGACCGGCAATGGAACGCGATCGGACCCGAGCGTGTCATCGGCTGCACGGTCTATCCGGCGACCGAGATCGTCGAGCCCGGTGTCGTCAAGCACATCTATGGCGACCAGTTCGGCCTCGGCGAGCCCAATCGCAGGGAAAGCGAGCGCCTGACGCGCTTCGCCGATGCGCTGACCGCCGGCGGCCTGAAGCCGCGCCTGTTCTCGGATATCCGCGACGACATCTGGCTCAAGCTCTGGGGCAATCTCTGCTTCAACCCGATCTCGGCGCTGACCCATGCGACGCTCGACGTCGTCGCCACCGAGCCCGGCACGCGGGCGCTTGCTCGCAGCATGATGCTGGAGGCTCAGGCAATTGGCGAAAGGCTCGGCGTCACCTTCCGCGTCGATGTCGAGCGCCGGATCAATGGCGCGGCCGGCGTTGGCGCTCATCGTACCTCCATGCTGCAGGATCTGGACAAGGGCCGGCCGCTCGAGATCGACGCCTTGCTTGGCGCCGTTCAGGAGATGGGGCGGCTGACCGAGACGCGCACGCCCTTCATCGATGCGGTGCTCGGACTTGTCCAGCAGATGGCCAGCGTCAAGGGGCTCTATCCGACCTTCCCGCCCGAGGCGCTTGCCGGGGAGGGGGCGGGCGAACCCGCTATCGAGCGGCCGCGCCAGCTGGCAGCCTCATGA
- the hyi gene encoding hydroxypyruvate isomerase, with amino-acid sequence MPRFAANLTMLFNELPFLERFQAAAESGFSGVEYLFPYEHDKYELAGRLKRWKLTQVLHNLPAGNWAAGERGIAILPDRISEFQRGVFDAIDYALKLGCRQVNCLAGLAPQGAEQARLHETLVNNLRFAAHELSQEGIALLVEPINTRDMPGFFLNSTAQALSLLDDVDSSNVFIQYDVYHMQVMEGDLARTIEANLDRIAHIQIADNPGRNEPGTGEINFPFLYRHLDAIGYAGWVGCEYKPARSTRDGLTWLPGHPKAA; translated from the coding sequence ATGCCTCGCTTCGCCGCCAATCTGACGATGCTGTTCAACGAACTGCCCTTTCTGGAGCGCTTCCAGGCGGCGGCGGAATCCGGTTTCAGTGGCGTCGAGTACCTGTTCCCCTACGAGCACGACAAATATGAGCTGGCGGGCCGGCTTAAGCGCTGGAAGCTGACACAGGTGCTGCACAACCTGCCGGCTGGTAACTGGGCCGCAGGCGAACGCGGTATCGCGATCCTGCCCGACCGGATCAGCGAGTTCCAGCGCGGCGTGTTCGATGCGATCGACTACGCCCTCAAGCTGGGTTGCAGGCAGGTCAACTGTCTCGCGGGCCTTGCACCGCAAGGCGCCGAGCAAGCCAGGCTGCATGAGACACTGGTCAACAACCTGCGATTTGCCGCCCATGAACTGTCGCAGGAAGGCATCGCGCTGCTGGTCGAGCCGATCAACACCCGCGACATGCCGGGCTTCTTCCTGAACAGCACGGCACAGGCGTTGAGCCTGCTCGACGACGTCGATTCAAGCAACGTCTTCATCCAGTACGACGTCTATCACATGCAGGTCATGGAAGGTGATCTCGCCCGCACGATCGAGGCCAATCTCGACCGGATCGCCCATATCCAGATCGCCGACAATCCCGGCCGCAACGAGCCCGGCACCGGCGAGATCAACTTCCCCTTCCTGTACCGGCATCTCGACGCGATCGGCTACGCCGGCTGGGTCGGCTGCGAATACAAGCCCGCCCGCAGTACCCGCGACGGCCTGACCTGGCTGCCGGGACACCCGAAGGCTGCGTGA